The stretch of DNA TTATCCGGATTTACATTCACATCTACTACAGGAGCTAAGTTCCAATTAATCCCCAATGCTCTTAACTCTGTTCCACTCGCATAACCTACCTGATATGCGTTCTCTTCACTGTCACTTGCACCAATCGTCATCCCGCCAGGAAATATTGTCGTTCCTTCTCCAAGACGTCGTACTGTACCATTTTCTTGATCGACACAAATCAGCAGTGGACGTTCATATCCCGCATCACGTGCTTCTTTCTGCAAAGAAGCAGTTAATCGAAGTACTTCATCAGGGCTCCCAATATTACGTGTAAAAAGAATTATTCCACCGATATGATAGTCGTGGATAAGCTTTTTGATCGATTTTGGGACAACTTTGCCATCAAAACCGATTACAAACAGTTCTCCTATTATTTTCTCAATCATGAACTACCACCTCTTTCTGCATTCATTTATTATTTACTTCATATTTTCCGAATGTTTTCGAAACTCCCCACATTAATATATAAGCCGTTACACTTCCGCCAAAGAAAAATAACAACGCTGGTAAAGAATAGAAAGTAATAGATAAAAGCAGTCCAACTCCTACTAATAAAACAACTGTAAGAATAGGATGGATGACTCCGATAATAAAAGGCCATTTGATATAATCCATGAATTTCAAGTTGAAGTGTACATAGATTGGGAAGAAATAGGCAACTACCATGGCAAATAAAATTAAAATAACTACTACACTAAACTGAACCATCTGATAAATAAGACTTGTTTGTGTGCCTAGTATTTGAAATTCTATTGTTAGTAGGTAGCCTACTGCA from Oceanobacillus iheyensis HTE831 encodes:
- a CDS encoding YesL family protein, giving the protein MTSIAQGYYSIAVWITRFAYVNILWIAFTILGLGIFGLIPATVAMFAVVRKWNMGEQDIAIFPLFWKTYRQEFVKANGLGLLLAAVGYLLTIEFQILGTQTSLIYQMVQFSVVVILILFAMVVAYFFPIYVHFNLKFMDYIKWPFIIGVIHPILTVVLLVGVGLLLSITFYSLPALLFFFGGSVTAYILMWGVSKTFGKYEVNNK